From one Halosimplex rubrum genomic stretch:
- a CDS encoding DUF1616 domain-containing protein, producing the protein MSYESSPRLGGFADLALVVVLVAVFDAVVALSIDIAALRVALGLPVVLLAPGYAVVTALYPRGEGRTDPQRPRATASPAGDTSVDAISPFVRAGLTVAASVAVVATVALAVNAGPWAIRPLPTLAALTVATLAAVAAAASRRSRVPAHLRYAPSTGLGSAARVFRPRLSATFVLALLLVASAVGATAVLATTDTNAAGTDEQFTEFAALTQNATGEYVTANYTGAVAADRPIYVEVINGEGERTDYTVVLVRETVDRENNVTVVRSATERVREDLSLRDGGIRYLEFDPEPTAGDAPNRLRAYLYRGDAPDVPSRASAYRSLQVWYTDDPIAEATAAANATAAGNATAGNATAGNATAALAAGG; encoded by the coding sequence ATGAGCTACGAGTCATCACCACGTCTCGGCGGGTTCGCCGACCTCGCGCTGGTCGTCGTCCTCGTCGCCGTCTTCGACGCCGTCGTCGCGCTGTCGATCGATATCGCCGCCCTGCGCGTCGCGCTGGGGCTCCCCGTCGTCCTGCTGGCGCCGGGGTACGCGGTCGTCACCGCGCTGTACCCCCGCGGCGAGGGCCGGACAGATCCCCAGCGCCCGCGGGCGACCGCCTCGCCCGCGGGCGACACGTCCGTCGACGCGATCAGTCCCTTCGTCCGCGCCGGTCTGACGGTCGCCGCGAGCGTCGCCGTCGTCGCGACCGTCGCGCTGGCCGTCAACGCGGGCCCGTGGGCCATCCGACCGCTTCCGACCCTCGCGGCGCTCACCGTCGCGACGCTGGCCGCCGTCGCCGCCGCGGCCTCCCGGCGGAGTCGGGTTCCCGCGCACCTGCGCTACGCCCCGTCGACGGGGCTGGGGTCGGCCGCTCGGGTCTTCCGCCCGCGCCTCTCGGCTACCTTTGTGCTCGCGCTCCTGCTGGTCGCCAGCGCCGTCGGCGCGACGGCCGTCCTCGCGACGACCGACACGAACGCCGCCGGCACCGACGAGCAGTTCACCGAGTTCGCCGCGCTGACCCAGAACGCAACCGGCGAGTACGTCACCGCCAACTACACCGGCGCCGTCGCCGCCGACCGCCCGATCTACGTCGAGGTCATCAACGGCGAGGGCGAACGCACCGACTACACCGTCGTCCTCGTCCGCGAGACGGTCGACCGCGAGAACAACGTGACCGTCGTCCGCTCGGCCACCGAGCGGGTCCGCGAGGACCTCTCACTGCGCGACGGCGGGATCCGCTACCTGGAGTTCGACCCCGAACCGACCGCCGGCGACGCGCCGAATCGCCTGCGCGCGTACCTCTACCGCGGCGACGCGCCCGACGTGCCCTCCCGCGCGTCGGCCTACCGCTCGCTGCAGGTCTGGTACACCGACGACCCGATCGCCGAAGCGACCGCCGCCGCCAACGCCACCGCGGCGGGTAACGCCACCGCCGGCAACGCGACCGCTGGCAACGCAACCGCCGCACTCGCCGCCGGCGGCTGA